In Gemmobacter sp. 24YEA27, a genomic segment contains:
- a CDS encoding CpsD/CapB family tyrosine-protein kinase, with protein sequence MGAEDNNQDRKAGAAARGTAVSLFKPGHPRINLPIALDQRTGREISISPAVFASPNPSKVWESIGEIHVDAARLVRNGLFLKPEHHQITRYFDMLRTRIAQAMTKEGMSRLAITSPRAGCGKSYVAANLALSLGRLPSCRTVLMDLDLRHPRLASLFAQTPSPQLLEFLQGEQPLEGQFRRIGPNLALALNSEPVARPAETLQDPQTTAALQSASDLLQPDIQLFDTPPALEYDDMIALSGQVDAVLLVDGTRTTAADITACERMFEGRVPLLAVVLNRAQDRGLLAGQGLADRLFGGAISRWFGRG encoded by the coding sequence ATGGGCGCAGAAGATAATAACCAGGATCGCAAAGCCGGGGCCGCCGCGCGTGGCACCGCTGTCTCCCTGTTCAAACCCGGCCATCCGCGCATCAATCTGCCCATCGCGCTTGACCAACGCACCGGGCGCGAGATCTCTATCTCGCCCGCAGTTTTTGCCAGCCCGAACCCCTCGAAAGTCTGGGAATCAATCGGAGAAATCCATGTCGATGCCGCCCGGCTGGTCAGAAACGGTTTGTTCCTGAAACCGGAACACCACCAGATCACCCGCTATTTCGACATGCTACGCACCCGCATCGCCCAGGCGATGACCAAAGAAGGAATGAGCCGGCTCGCCATCACCTCGCCGCGCGCCGGCTGTGGCAAGAGCTATGTCGCCGCCAATCTCGCGCTGTCGCTGGGCCGGCTGCCTTCGTGCCGGACGGTGCTGATGGATCTCGATCTGCGCCACCCGCGCCTCGCGAGCCTGTTTGCACAAACCCCGTCGCCCCAGCTGCTGGAATTCCTCCAGGGCGAGCAGCCGCTTGAGGGCCAGTTCCGCCGCATCGGCCCGAACCTGGCGCTGGCGCTGAACAGCGAGCCTGTCGCCCGCCCGGCCGAGACACTCCAGGATCCGCAGACCACCGCCGCGCTGCAATCGGCAAGTGATCTGCTGCAGCCAGATATCCAGCTTTTCGATACGCCGCCGGCGCTGGAATATGACGACATGATCGCGCTGAGCGGCCAGGTCGATGCGGTGCTTCTGGTGGATGGCACCCGTACCACCGCCGCCGATATCACCGCCTGCGAACGGATGTTCGAGGGCCGCGTGCCGCTGCTCGCGGTGGTGCTGAACCGGGCACAGGATCGCGGGCTTCTGGCGGGCCAGGGCCTTGCCGACCGCCTGTTCGGAGGCGCAATCAGCCGCTGGTTCGGGCGCGGCTGA
- a CDS encoding glycosyltransferase family A protein, with product MTADTPHIPAPRDPSAPPGPVVDAVVIGRNEGGRLAACLASLTGQVRRLVYVDSGSTDGSQALARGAGAIVVGLDLSRPFTAARARNAGVLALTAEGAEPDYVQFVDGDCEVVPGWVARGLQGFRDHPGAVVICGRRRERHPEASVYNRFCDREWNTPVGEALACGGDALMRLRDFQAVRGYREDLIAGEEPELCQRLRRAGGQIWRIDAEMTLHDAAMTRVSQWWRRMKRAGHAFAEGAALHGRGPDRHWRRETARALVWGALLPVLVVLAGLIHPAFWLAGLIWPLQMLRLGFRWRHEGRAGTEAAVLTVLGKFPEALGALGYLRDRVLRRRRGLIEYK from the coding sequence ATGACAGCCGACACGCCTCATATCCCTGCGCCACGGGACCCGTCTGCCCCACCCGGGCCGGTCGTTGATGCCGTGGTGATTGGTCGCAATGAAGGCGGCCGGCTTGCCGCCTGTCTCGCGTCACTTACAGGCCAGGTGCGGCGGCTGGTCTATGTCGACAGCGGCTCGACCGATGGCTCGCAGGCGCTGGCGCGGGGGGCAGGGGCGATTGTGGTCGGGCTTGACCTGTCGCGCCCCTTCACGGCGGCGCGGGCGCGCAATGCCGGTGTGCTTGCGCTGACTGCAGAGGGCGCAGAGCCCGATTACGTCCAGTTCGTCGATGGCGATTGCGAAGTGGTGCCGGGCTGGGTGGCGCGCGGGCTGCAGGGCTTTCGCGACCACCCCGGTGCCGTGGTGATCTGTGGCCGCAGACGCGAGCGGCACCCGGAGGCTTCGGTCTATAACCGGTTCTGTGACCGCGAATGGAACACGCCTGTCGGCGAGGCGCTTGCCTGCGGCGGGGATGCGCTGATGCGGCTGCGGGATTTCCAAGCGGTGCGCGGCTACCGCGAGGATCTGATCGCGGGCGAGGAGCCGGAGCTGTGCCAGCGGCTGCGCCGGGCAGGCGGGCAGATCTGGCGGATCGACGCGGAGATGACGCTGCATGACGCAGCGATGACGCGTGTGTCGCAATGGTGGCGGCGCATGAAACGCGCGGGACATGCTTTCGCCGAAGGTGCGGCCCTGCATGGGCGCGGCCCCGACCGCCATTGGCGGCGCGAGACGGCGCGCGCTTTGGTCTGGGGCGCCTTACTGCCGGTTTTGGTAGTGCTGGCGGGGCTGATCCATCCGGCGTTCTGGCTCGCGGGCCTGATCTGGCCCTTGCAGATGCTGCGCCTCGGGTTTCGCTGGCGTCATGAGGGACGCGCGGGCACTGAGGCCGCGGTTCTGACGGTCCTGGGGAAGTTTCCGGAAGCCCTGGGCGCGCTTGGCTATCTGCGCGACCGGGTGTTGCGTCGCAGGCGGGGCCTGATCGAATACAAATAG
- a CDS encoding type I polyketide synthase yields MTRRPSGVAATDIAIVGMAAHLPGAGDISTFWANLRAGVESIQVLSRDELLAAGESASKMARPNYVPAAAVLDGFETFDADFFGFSPKEAAILDPQHRQFLEVAWEALENAGHPPENFPGAIGVWAGCGMGSYFYFNLCSNPDLVEETGMFLLRHTGNDKDFLATRASHILDLKGPSVNVQTACSTSLVAIHYASQALLNGECDMALAGGVTIELPHARGYLFQEGEILSPDGHCHAFDHRAQGTVFGSGAGCVVLRRAVDAIRDGDHIWAILKGTAINNDGAAKAGYLAPSVDGQSACIAEAQALAGVTADSVTYIECHGTGTYLGDPIEVAALTGAFRETTDAVGHCRIGSVKTNIGHLDTAAGVASLIKVALSLHHRELPPSLGYEAPNPSIDFETSPFRVNDRLTPWDAPVLRAGVNSLGVGGTNAHAVLEEAPLRAVSEDSDWPFQPLVISARSKAALEGQATRLAAHLRAHPDQKLADVAFTLKEGRRAFEKRRVIVAESHTEAAGLLEGANPRLVFNHDHLGEDPEVIFMFPGGGAQFAGMARDLYETEPVFKDWMDRGLAVLEPQLDYDIRALWLPAKGAEQAADQALKRPSVQLPLIMITEYALARLYESWGVTPAALIGHSMGENTAAALAGVMSFEDCIGLVLLRGRLFDTVAPGGMLSVPLPEGDLARYWADDLDMASVNAPGLCVVSGPDAALDALAARLATDEVETQRIAINIAAHSRMLAPILPAFGDYLRSIRLSAPQIPIISNRSGKVLTDAEATDPDYWVAHLRNTVNFQAGLADLTAVPGRVYMEMGPGRALSSLAGANGVGPGQVVPALRHPEQKIADDAWLVGSIARLWACGVAVDWGQIWGGRLRQRVPLPSYAFQRKPFFIAPGEAAPVAAELPARVDDLSGWGWKRHWTPSPAGFDIDDLGAAAPASWLVFADEAGLCLAAADRLRAAGHRVILVHPGDSFRALGEDRYSLAPERGLEGYEALIRELAGRGIAPAQVLHGWLFTKDESFRPGSSFAQRLIEQGFWSALFLLQAMGGENLAQGVKFTFLTNGAVAAKGSVLRWPEKALLRGPVLVAGKELPGVALAQLDLELPVLRRGESLPDALIDAVIEEALAPEGGVAVLRGARRYTEALRPAPLPEAGFELPHGAHVLITGGFGGIGLTLAEDLIRNRAAKVTLVARSRLPEGPARTAWLRAHAPEDAVSRRIMAVERLEALARESGGGIALARADVANLFEMQAVVEAAGARTGPVDAVIHAAGMVADGPILGKDPGSVEEVFAPKLHGTGVIDRLFPDGTLKLLVLFSSTSTVTGPAGQVDYVAVNEYLNAFAEARAGGATRVVALDWGIWRGVGMAAESLADRMGREAAPSVPVRQPMLTAAGFDVSGNRMFTGDLSCQQWIFEGHRTREGQALLPGTGYLELAAEAWALQEGIVGAQGTGAGFGIRDLTFFAALDLAESETRPLRVRLSRSEEGYDFEVQTLMRAGGRDGWATHATARLLALTGEQAAIPPGIDPGGIAARLRAPEMGQRQEGEAEGWLPSPQEAHLVFGPRWRVLRSRAYGAGVGLARLSLPEAFRREVLGGNPVGGEPVGGEPVGGWLLHPALMDLATGWAMDLIAGYQPDRLWVPLSYGSVRVFAPLSADLVSHIRNAGENRADRPTAVFDITLATPEGRVLVEITGFTIRRLDAALSFPAPDPRLLEAPEGGPARALSPAEERLMMAFRQGIRPEEGARVFGRALNAGLSQILVSSLDLPALVRQTSAVIEARKSGQSFERPDLDTDYIAPRDDIERSLTGFWQDLLGVSQVGVEDNFFDLGGHSLIAVRLFAMVKKTWAVDFPISVLFEAPTVAACAGLIREAAGITGESLVASGGAGAGPVPAAKAVKQPRRFTHLVPMTPDAGKSGASQGAKTPFFLVSGMFGNVLNLRHLAQLEGRDRPFFGLQARGLYGEDQPHDDFTEAARDYIAEIRQVQPSGPYLLGGFSGGGLIAWEMARQLEAEGEEVAQLVLLDTPLPMRPGLSRRDKALIKLAELRRKGPGYLAEWAKNRLDWERRKRAGAPVGEEGFHNSAIEAAFRAALPRYQMSPRNGATVLFRPELDRHWQVSGGKWVSAAKEYVFEDNDLTRFAPKLRVIEVPGDHDSMVLEPNVRVLAAALKALLAGTETREDPLATAAE; encoded by the coding sequence ATGACGCGCAGACCCTCAGGTGTGGCCGCGACCGACATAGCGATTGTCGGCATGGCCGCGCATTTGCCGGGTGCCGGTGATATCTCCACCTTCTGGGCCAATCTGCGCGCAGGCGTGGAATCGATCCAGGTGCTGTCGCGCGACGAGCTGCTGGCCGCGGGCGAGAGCGCGTCAAAGATGGCGCGGCCGAATTACGTGCCAGCCGCCGCCGTACTCGATGGGTTCGAGACCTTTGACGCAGACTTCTTCGGCTTTTCCCCGAAAGAGGCCGCGATCCTTGATCCGCAGCACCGCCAGTTCCTCGAAGTGGCCTGGGAGGCGCTGGAAAATGCCGGCCATCCTCCCGAGAATTTCCCCGGCGCCATCGGGGTCTGGGCCGGCTGCGGTATGGGGTCGTATTTCTATTTCAACCTCTGCTCGAACCCTGATCTGGTCGAAGAGACCGGCATGTTCCTTCTGCGTCATACCGGCAATGACAAGGATTTCCTCGCCACCCGCGCGAGCCATATCCTTGATCTCAAAGGCCCTTCGGTGAATGTGCAGACCGCCTGTTCAACCTCGCTGGTGGCGATCCACTACGCGTCTCAGGCGCTTTTGAACGGCGAATGCGATATGGCGCTGGCGGGGGGCGTCACCATCGAATTGCCCCATGCGCGGGGCTATCTGTTCCAGGAGGGCGAGATCCTGTCGCCGGACGGGCACTGCCACGCCTTTGACCACCGCGCGCAGGGCACGGTGTTCGGGTCGGGCGCGGGCTGTGTGGTCTTGCGCCGCGCGGTCGATGCGATCCGCGATGGCGATCATATCTGGGCCATCCTCAAGGGCACCGCGATCAACAATGACGGCGCGGCCAAAGCGGGCTATCTTGCGCCGTCCGTCGATGGGCAATCGGCCTGTATTGCCGAGGCCCAGGCGCTGGCGGGCGTCACTGCCGATAGCGTGACCTATATCGAATGCCATGGCACCGGGACCTATCTCGGCGACCCGATCGAGGTCGCGGCACTGACCGGGGCCTTCCGCGAGACCACAGATGCGGTCGGCCATTGCCGCATCGGCTCGGTGAAAACCAATATCGGCCATCTCGACACTGCCGCCGGGGTGGCGAGCCTGATCAAGGTCGCGCTCTCGCTGCATCACCGCGAATTGCCGCCGAGCCTTGGCTATGAGGCGCCGAACCCCTCGATTGATTTCGAGACATCACCTTTCCGCGTCAATGACCGGCTGACCCCCTGGGACGCGCCGGTCTTGCGCGCGGGCGTCAACAGCCTGGGCGTCGGCGGCACCAATGCCCATGCCGTGCTGGAAGAGGCGCCTTTGCGGGCGGTGTCAGAAGACAGCGACTGGCCGTTCCAGCCTCTGGTGATCTCGGCACGCTCAAAGGCCGCGCTTGAGGGCCAGGCGACCCGGCTTGCCGCGCATCTGCGCGCGCATCCCGACCAGAAGCTGGCAGATGTGGCTTTCACGCTGAAAGAGGGCCGCCGCGCCTTTGAGAAACGCCGGGTTATAGTCGCGGAAAGCCACACAGAGGCGGCGGGGCTGCTGGAAGGCGCCAATCCGCGCCTTGTCTTCAACCATGATCATCTGGGCGAGGACCCCGAGGTCATCTTCATGTTCCCCGGCGGCGGCGCGCAATTTGCCGGCATGGCGCGCGATCTTTACGAGACCGAGCCGGTTTTCAAAGACTGGATGGATCGCGGCCTTGCGGTGCTGGAGCCGCAGCTGGATTACGATATCCGCGCGCTCTGGCTGCCCGCGAAGGGCGCGGAACAGGCGGCGGATCAGGCGCTGAAAAGGCCCTCGGTGCAGCTGCCGCTGATCATGATCACCGAATATGCGCTGGCGAGGCTTTATGAAAGCTGGGGCGTCACCCCCGCCGCGCTGATCGGTCATTCGATGGGCGAGAATACGGCGGCCGCTTTGGCCGGTGTGATGTCATTCGAGGATTGCATCGGGCTGGTCCTGTTGCGCGGGCGGCTGTTTGACACGGTGGCGCCGGGGGGGATGCTCTCGGTGCCGCTGCCAGAGGGTGACCTGGCGCGCTACTGGGCCGATGATCTTGATATGGCTTCGGTCAATGCGCCGGGGCTTTGTGTGGTCTCGGGCCCGGATGCGGCACTGGATGCGCTGGCTGCACGGCTGGCCACAGATGAGGTCGAGACGCAGCGGATTGCGATCAATATCGCCGCGCACAGCCGGATGCTCGCACCGATCCTGCCCGCCTTTGGCGATTACCTGCGCAGCATTCGCCTCTCTGCGCCGCAGATCCCGATCATCTCGAACCGCTCGGGCAAGGTGCTGACGGATGCCGAGGCGACGGACCCGGATTATTGGGTCGCACATCTGAGAAATACGGTGAATTTCCAGGCCGGGCTGGCGGACCTGACCGCGGTGCCGGGCCGGGTCTATATGGAAATGGGGCCGGGCCGTGCGCTTTCCTCGCTTGCGGGCGCCAATGGGGTCGGACCGGGCCAGGTCGTACCGGCCTTGCGGCACCCCGAACAGAAGATCGCCGATGATGCCTGGCTGGTCGGATCCATCGCGCGGCTCTGGGCCTGCGGCGTCGCGGTCGACTGGGGCCAGATCTGGGGCGGACGTCTGCGCCAGCGCGTGCCGCTGCCCTCCTATGCCTTTCAGCGCAAACCGTTTTTTATCGCACCGGGCGAGGCGGCGCCGGTGGCGGCAGAGCTGCCCGCGCGGGTGGATGACCTGAGCGGCTGGGGCTGGAAGCGGCATTGGACCCCTTCGCCTGCAGGCTTTGACATTGATGATCTGGGCGCGGCGGCGCCGGCAAGCTGGCTGGTCTTTGCCGATGAGGCCGGGCTTTGCCTGGCTGCGGCAGACCGGTTGCGCGCGGCGGGGCATCGGGTGATCCTGGTGCATCCGGGCGACAGTTTCCGCGCCCTCGGCGAGGATCGCTACAGCCTTGCGCCCGAGCGCGGGCTGGAAGGGTATGAAGCCCTGATCCGTGAACTGGCGGGGCGGGGCATCGCGCCCGCGCAAGTGCTGCATGGCTGGCTGTTCACGAAAGATGAAAGCTTCCGCCCGGGGTCAAGTTTCGCGCAAAGGCTGATCGAACAGGGGTTCTGGTCGGCTTTGTTCCTGTTGCAGGCCATGGGGGGTGAAAACCTTGCCCAGGGGGTGAAGTTCACTTTCCTGACGAATGGCGCGGTGGCAGCGAAAGGCTCTGTGCTGCGCTGGCCGGAAAAGGCGCTGTTGCGCGGGCCGGTGCTGGTGGCGGGCAAGGAATTGCCAGGAGTTGCGCTGGCGCAGCTGGATCTGGAGCTGCCGGTCTTGCGGCGCGGCGAAAGCCTGCCCGATGCGCTGATTGATGCGGTGATCGAAGAGGCGCTTGCGCCAGAGGGTGGTGTGGCGGTCTTGCGTGGCGCGCGGCGTTACACCGAGGCGCTGCGCCCGGCGCCCTTGCCCGAGGCGGGGTTCGAACTGCCACATGGCGCGCATGTGCTGATCACCGGCGGGTTCGGCGGGATCGGGCTGACGCTGGCAGAAGACCTGATCCGGAACCGCGCAGCGAAGGTCACGCTGGTTGCGCGGTCGCGCCTGCCGGAAGGGCCTGCGCGCACGGCCTGGCTGCGGGCCCATGCGCCCGAAGATGCGGTATCGCGGCGGATTATGGCGGTGGAGCGGCTGGAGGCACTGGCGCGTGAAAGCGGCGGCGGGATCGCGCTGGCCCGGGCCGATGTGGCCAATCTCTTCGAGATGCAGGCGGTGGTTGAGGCCGCAGGCGCCCGCACGGGACCGGTAGATGCGGTGATCCATGCGGCGGGGATGGTGGCGGACGGTCCGATCCTTGGCAAGGATCCGGGCAGTGTCGAAGAGGTGTTCGCGCCGAAGCTGCATGGGACCGGGGTGATCGACCGGCTGTTCCCGGACGGGACGCTGAAGCTTCTGGTGCTGTTTTCCTCGACTTCGACGGTGACGGGCCCGGCGGGGCAGGTCGATTATGTCGCGGTGAATGAATATCTGAACGCCTTTGCCGAGGCGCGGGCCGGGGGGGCGACGCGGGTGGTCGCGCTGGACTGGGGGATCTGGCGGGGCGTCGGCATGGCGGCCGAGAGCCTCGCGGACCGGATGGGGCGCGAGGCGGCGCCGTCGGTGCCGGTGCGCCAGCCGATGCTGACGGCGGCCGGGTTTGACGTTTCGGGCAACCGGATGTTTACCGGTGATCTGTCCTGTCAGCAGTGGATCTTTGAGGGTCACCGCACCCGCGAGGGCCAGGCCTTGCTGCCGGGGACCGGCTATCTGGAACTGGCGGCCGAGGCCTGGGCCTTGCAGGAGGGGATCGTCGGGGCGCAGGGGACTGGCGCCGGGTTCGGGATCCGCGATCTGACCTTCTTTGCGGCGCTGGATCTCGCGGAAAGCGAGACGCGACCCTTGCGGGTGCGGCTGAGCCGCAGTGAGGAAGGCTATGATTTCGAGGTGCAGACGCTGATGCGGGCGGGAGGCCGGGATGGCTGGGCCACCCATGCCACGGCGCGGCTGCTCGCGCTGACCGGAGAACAGGCCGCTATCCCGCCGGGGATCGACCCCGGCGGGATAGCGGCGCGGCTTCGCGCGCCCGAGATGGGCCAGCGGCAGGAAGGGGAGGCAGAAGGCTGGCTTCCCAGCCCGCAGGAGGCACATCTGGTGTTTGGCCCGCGCTGGCGGGTGTTGCGTTCGCGCGCTTATGGTGCGGGGGTAGGGCTGGCGCGGCTGTCGCTGCCGGAGGCCTTCCGGCGGGAGGTGTTGGGCGGCAATCCGGTTGGAGGTGAGCCGGTGGGGGGCGAGCCGGTTGGGGGCTGGCTTTTACATCCGGCACTCATGGATCTGGCCACCGGCTGGGCGATGGATCTGATCGCGGGGTATCAGCCGGACCGGCTCTGGGTGCCGCTGTCTTACGGATCGGTGCGGGTCTTTGCGCCGCTGAGCGCAGATCTCGTCAGCCATATCCGCAATGCGGGCGAGAACCGCGCTGACCGGCCGACCGCCGTGTTTGACATCACGCTTGCCACACCGGAGGGCCGGGTGCTGGTCGAGATCACCGGCTTTACCATCCGCCGGCTGGATGCGGCCTTGTCCTTTCCGGCCCCTGATCCGCGCCTGCTGGAGGCGCCCGAGGGCGGCCCCGCTCGGGCGCTGTCACCGGCGGAAGAGCGGCTGATGATGGCGTTCCGCCAGGGGATCCGCCCGGAAGAGGGGGCCCGGGTCTTTGGCCGCGCGCTGAATGCGGGGCTGTCACAGATCCTTGTGTCTTCGCTGGATCTGCCGGCGCTGGTGCGCCAGACCTCTGCGGTCATTGAGGCGCGTAAATCGGGGCAGAGCTTTGAGCGCCCTGATCTCGACACGGATTACATCGCGCCGCGGGATGATATCGAGCGCAGCCTGACCGGCTTCTGGCAGGATCTGCTCGGGGTTTCGCAGGTGGGGGTCGAGGATAATTTCTTCGACCTCGGCGGGCACAGCCTGATCGCGGTCCGGCTTTTCGCGATGGTGAAAAAGACCTGGGCGGTCGATTTCCCGATCTCGGTGCTTTTTGAGGCGCCGACAGTGGCGGCCTGCGCGGGCCTGATCCGCGAAGCGGCGGGGATCACCGGTGAGAGCCTGGTTGCGAGCGGGGGCGCAGGTGCGGGGCCGGTGCCGGCGGCGAAGGCCGTGAAACAGCCGCGCCGCTTCACCCATCTGGTGCCGATGACGCCCGATGCGGGGAAGTCCGGCGCATCGCAAGGGGCGAAGACGCCCTTCTTCCTCGTCTCGGGCATGTTCGGCAATGTGCTGAACCTGCGCCATCTTGCACAGCTGGAAGGACGGGACCGGCCGTTTTTCGGCCTCCAGGCGCGCGGGCTTTACGGCGAGGATCAGCCGCATGATGATTTCACCGAAGCCGCGCGCGATTACATCGCCGAGATCCGTCAGGTGCAGCCGTCGGGGCCCTACCTGCTGGGCGGTTTCTCGGGTGGCGGGCTGATCGCCTGGGAAATGGCGCGCCAGCTGGAGGCTGAGGGGGAAGAGGTGGCGCAGCTGGTGCTCCTGGATACGCCTTTGCCGATGCGCCCCGGCCTCAGCCGCCGCGACAAGGCGCTGATCAAGCTCGCAGAATTGCGGCGCAAGGGGCCGGGCTATCTGGCGGAATGGGCGAAGAACCGGCTCGACTGGGAGCGGCGCAAACGTGCAGGCGCCCCGGTCGGGGAAGAGGGCTTCCATAACAGCGCCATCGAGGCGGCGTTCCGCGCCGCGCTGCCGCGCTATCAGATGAGCCCGCGCAACGGCGCGACGGTGCTGTTCCGGCCAGAGCTGGATCGGCACTGGCAGGTCTCGGGCGGGAAATGGGTCTCGGCGGCGAAGGAATATGTGTTCGAAGACAATGACCTGACCCGTTTCGCCCCGAAGCTGCGGGTGATCGAAGTGCCCGGAGATCATGATTCGATGGTGCTGGAGCCGAATGTGCGTGTGCTGGCGGCGGCGCTGAAAGCGCTGCTGGCCGGGACCGAAACGCGCGAAGACCCACTTGCGACGGCGGCGGAATAG
- a CDS encoding glycosyltransferase family 2 protein, translated as MATVLTIILNWRSPEMTLRSVEAALVAMRGIPGAITIVDNDSGDGSFEIMQAGVAQRGWDRAETPVRVLQSGRNGGFGAGNNVGIRAGLPDGIADGFAGGSRPDYAYVLNSDAFPAPDAIRVLLEHLERTPATGFAGSYIHGEDGTPHHTAFRYPTALNDFERHIRLGLVSRAMKDSMVAMPLPDRVTRVDWLAGASLMMRMDVLDRIGFFDERFFLYYEETDLCLRAARAGFPTDYVPESRVAHIGSVSTGMGKWQRIPGFWLDSRLHYFAKNHGRGYAAAATVLAALGGVIWRARLLVQRKRDRIDPPHYLRDLILHDIRRGFGMSPEPVTDHSRKET; from the coding sequence ATGGCAACGGTTCTCACCATCATTCTCAACTGGCGCTCGCCGGAGATGACGCTGCGCTCGGTCGAGGCGGCGCTGGTCGCGATGCGGGGCATCCCGGGCGCGATCACCATTGTCGATAATGATTCCGGTGACGGATCCTTCGAGATCATGCAGGCGGGGGTTGCGCAGCGCGGCTGGGACCGCGCGGAAACGCCGGTCCGGGTGTTGCAATCGGGGCGCAATGGCGGCTTTGGTGCCGGGAATAATGTTGGTATCCGGGCGGGTCTGCCTGATGGAATTGCGGATGGATTTGCGGGCGGATCACGACCGGATTACGCCTATGTGCTGAATTCGGACGCTTTTCCGGCGCCGGATGCAATCCGGGTGCTGCTGGAGCATCTGGAGCGGACACCTGCAACCGGCTTTGCCGGCAGCTATATTCACGGCGAGGACGGCACCCCGCACCACACTGCCTTTCGCTATCCAACTGCGCTGAATGACTTTGAACGTCATATCCGGCTGGGGCTGGTTTCGCGGGCGATGAAGGACAGCATGGTTGCGATGCCGCTGCCGGATCGGGTGACGCGGGTCGACTGGCTGGCGGGGGCAAGCCTGATGATGCGGATGGATGTGCTGGACCGGATCGGTTTCTTTGATGAGCGGTTTTTCCTGTATTACGAGGAAACCGATCTTTGCCTGCGCGCCGCCCGGGCCGGTTTCCCGACCGATTATGTGCCCGAAAGCCGGGTGGCGCATATCGGCTCGGTCTCGACCGGGATGGGGAAATGGCAGCGGATTCCCGGTTTCTGGCTGGATTCGCGGCTGCATTATTTCGCCAAGAACCATGGGCGCGGCTATGCGGCGGCGGCGACGGTTCTGGCCGCCCTTGGCGGCGTGATCTGGCGGGCGCGGCTTCTGGTGCAGCGCAAGCGTGACCGCATCGATCCGCCACATTACCTCCGCGATTTGATTTTGCATGATATTCGTCGTGGCTTTGGCATGAGCCCGGAGCCCGTGACCGACCATTCCCGGAAAGAGACCTGA
- a CDS encoding formyltransferase family protein, producing MSLTAILIGNETLTRECGALWLARGHRIVAVVSEAGPVRDWAREAGLMLCDPEDLPQADWILSVANLRLLGPEVLGRGAKGAVNFHDGPLPEHAGLNAPVWAILAGETRHGVTWHLIEGGIDQGRIFAERRFDLDADETALTLNTRCFEEGLDSFPEVMAALESGAAPRAQSVGGGLMHRGADRPAVMGRIDFAQPAAEVVRLVRGLDHGRYWNPLTTAKIDTGSEVLNVGAAELAAGDGAPGAVLHAGPEGLVVACGAGAVRLDRLCCQVSGRAVAAEAVTAAFLPRLAAAEAEELTAELAALVPQEARLRAALLALHPVALPVGVPAALRAEQGGVADWRRIPFGRRHGLGALALAGLRATGTTAGDFARAAKGRAGYIAAWEPLRAGARQPVRR from the coding sequence ATGAGCCTGACCGCCATCCTGATCGGCAATGAGACGCTGACGCGCGAATGTGGCGCGCTCTGGCTGGCGCGCGGGCATCGGATCGTCGCGGTGGTCAGTGAGGCGGGGCCGGTCCGGGACTGGGCGCGAGAGGCGGGGCTGATGCTTTGCGATCCGGAAGATTTACCGCAGGCGGACTGGATTCTCTCGGTCGCCAATCTGCGGCTGCTGGGGCCCGAAGTGCTGGGTCGGGGGGCAAAAGGTGCGGTGAATTTCCATGATGGGCCCCTGCCGGAACATGCCGGGCTGAATGCGCCGGTCTGGGCGATCCTCGCGGGTGAGACGCGGCATGGCGTGACCTGGCATCTGATCGAGGGCGGGATTGATCAGGGGCGCATCTTTGCGGAGCGCCGGTTTGACCTCGACGCCGATGAGACGGCACTGACGCTGAACACGCGCTGTTTTGAGGAAGGGCTCGACAGTTTCCCCGAGGTGATGGCAGCGCTGGAAAGTGGCGCGGCGCCGCGCGCGCAAAGTGTGGGGGGCGGCTTGATGCATCGCGGCGCGGATCGGCCGGCGGTGATGGGGCGGATCGATTTCGCGCAGCCTGCGGCCGAAGTGGTGCGTCTGGTCCGTGGCCTTGATCACGGGCGCTACTGGAATCCGCTGACAACGGCGAAAATCGACACCGGGTCTGAGGTTCTGAATGTCGGTGCGGCTGAACTGGCGGCGGGCGATGGCGCGCCGGGCGCGGTGCTTCATGCCGGGCCGGAGGGGCTGGTGGTGGCCTGCGGCGCGGGGGCGGTGCGGCTCGACCGGCTCTGCTGCCAGGTCTCGGGCCGGGCGGTGGCGGCTGAGGCGGTGACGGCGGCTTTCTTGCCTCGGTTGGCTGCGGCTGAGGCGGAGGAGCTGACGGCGGAGCTTGCAGCGCTTGTGCCGCAGGAGGCGCGGCTCCGGGCGGCGCTTCTGGCGCTGCATCCGGTTGCCCTGCCGGTCGGGGTGCCGGCAGCGTTGCGGGCGGAACAAGGCGGCGTGGCTGACTGGCGCCGGATTCCGTTCGGGCGGCGGCACGGGCTGGGGGCGCTTGCGCTGGCCGGCCTCCGCGCGACCGGAACCACCGCCGGCGATTTCGCGAGGGCGGCGAAAGGCCGTGCCGGATATATCGCGGCCTGGGAGCCATTGCGCGCGGGGGCGAGGCAGCCGGTGAGACGGTGA